TGTTTTATGAAAAAGCCTGTATATAAACGGATTTTACTCAAATTAAGTGGAGAAGCTCTCAAAGGCAAAAGAGAATTTGGTATAGATTTTGAAGAAACAGCTCTTATTGCAGAACAAATTAATGAGATACAGGCCCTTGGTGTAGAAATTGCCGTTGTGATAGGAGGGGGGAATATATTTAGAGGGGTGCCAGCAAGTAAGAATGGAATAGATAGAGTTACTGCTGATTATATGGGAATGATCGCCACTATGATTAATGCATTAGCACTTCAAGGAGCGTTAGAGAATATGGGAGTAGTTACCAGAGTACAAACTGCAATAGAAATGCAGAAACTGGCAGAGCCATATATAAGAAGGAAGGCTGTCAGGCACTTAGAGAAGGGAAGAGTTGTGATTTTCGCAGGGGGGACAGGAAATCCGTATTTCAGCACTGATACTGCAGCTGCCCTGCGTGCAGTAGAAATAGAAGCTGAAATAGTACTTAAGGCAACAAAAGTTGATGGAGTGTACAGTTCAGATCCCCTAACTAATAAGAAAGCAAAACGATTTAGTTCAATTAACTATATTGAAGTAATAACAAAGAGGCTTAAAGTTATGGATAGTACTGCTATTTCTCTTTGTATGGATAATAATCTGCCAATTGTTGTCTTTAATATGGCTCAAAAGGGGAATATTAGAAAAGTTATAATGGGAGAGAATATAGGAACTTTTGTAAAGGAGGCAAAATAGAATGCTAAAGCAAATTATTTCGCAAGCTGAAGACAAAATGAAAAAATCTATTGAGGCAGTAAAGGTGGAACTGGCTACAATACGAACTGGAAGAGCATCCGCTTCCTTAGTGGAACATATTATGGTTGACTGTTATGGCTCGCCAGCGCCGCTCAATCAGGTAGCAGGTATTTCTGTTCCAGAGACTCAGCTTATTATTGTCCAGCCGTGGGATAAAAACATAATATCTGATGTAGAAAAAGCAATAATAAAGGCTAATATTGGACTGACACCTATAAATGACGGCAAAGTGTTGCGTATACCTGTTCCATCTCCTACTGAGGAAAGAAGAAAAGAGCTCATAAAGATTGTAAAGAAGATAGGTGAAGAAGGAAAGATCTCTATAAGAGGAATACGACGGGATACTATTGCAGAAATTAAAAACCTACAAAAGAATGGACAGGTGCCTGAAGACGATGCTTTTAGAGATGAAGAACATATTCAGAAAATCACAGATCAGCACATTGGTCAGATTGATGAAGTTGTAGGCAACAAGGAAAAGGCGTTGATGGCGATTTGAAAAATCTATTCACAACATGAAGAAATTCTCAACACTTTTCTTAATCTTTTCACTGATTTTTACCTATCGTAACCTTGAGCATACCTGGCTTATGAATACGATAATTTAAACAGATTAATTAAGATAACACTAAAAAGAGGAGGACTAAGACATGGCTCATAAAATCTCAGATGAATGTGTTGGTTGCGGCACGTGTGTTGATGAGTGTGAAGCAGAAGCTATTGAAGAAAATGATGACAAATACTACATTGTTGCTGAGAAATGCACAGAATGCGGTAAATGTGTGGAAGTATGCCCTGTAGAAGCAATAGCTAAGGAAGACAGTAACAAGTGAGCTGTGATGAGTAAAAAAGAAGAGCTGTTGTCAAAATTAGACCATAAGAAGCTTCCTCAACATATTGCTATTATAATGGATGGGAATGGCAGATGGGCAAAGAAGCGCAATTTACCAAGATCTGCAGGACACCTAGCAGGGGTAAAAACTGTTAGGCGCATTGTTGAAACTTCCTCAAACATTGGTATAAAATTTCTGACCATGTATGCATTTTCCACTGAAAACTGGAAACGTACAAAAAATGAAGTTAGTACAATTATGTCCTTATTTAAGATATATCTCAAAAAAGAAATATCAACCTTTAACAAGAATGATGTAAGGCTTAATGTAATTGGAAATACAGGAGAATTGTCAGATGATATTCAGAAAGCTCTGGATGATGCGCTAAAGAAGACATCTGTAAATAAAGGCTTAACGTTTACTTTAGCTATCAATTATGGCAGCAGGCAAGAGATTACGAATGCAGTAAAAAACATTGTAAATGATGTTGAAAAAGGTATTATAACGAGATATATAAATGAGAATATAATTACTAAATATTTATATACCTCTGATTTACCGGACCCGGATCTTTTAATCAGAACAAGCGGAGAAATGAGGATTAGCAATTTTTTGCTCTGGCAATTATCATACGCTGAGATTTGGGTCACAGATACATATTGGCCGGATTTTGAGCAAACAGAGTATATAAAAGCGATTTTGGATTATCAAAATAGACAAAGGCGGTTTGGGAAACATAACGGATAAAATAGTAGCTATGTTACGCAGTCGAATAGCAGTTGCTGTATTTTGCATCCCTATTTTTCTTCTTTTGGCATACAATGGAGGAATAGCATTTACATTGTTTACTGCGACTGTGTCTGTATTTGCATTTTTAGAATTTACTAATCTAATTAAACACATAAAAAAGGATATTCCTAAACTTATTGGGTCTCTAGGTTGTGTATGTATGGTGTTTTCGTTTTATGGAGGAGAACAAATATTAGCTGGCATAATTTTATTTGTTGTGTTTCTCATTGTACTGACGTTCCAGCTCCTCAAGAATGACATAGCAGGCTCAATAATTACTACAGGAATAACGAGTTTTGGAGTAATATATACAGGATGGTTCCTAGCGCATCTTGTTGCTCTTAGAAATTTGCCGTCAGGAAGAGCATATATTTTTACAATGCTGGCTGTTACATGGCTTACAGATTCAGGGGCATATGCAGTTGGAACGTTGTTCGGCAAACATAAATTGCCTCTGAAGGCAAGTCCAAACAAATCTTATGAAGGATTAATAGGAGCTTGTATTGGAAGTTTTATTGGAGTTATTATTGCGAAACTAATGTTTATGAAAACACTTACTGTAATTCATATGATTGCGCTTGCAATAGTAATGTTCCTGGCTGGTCAGCTGGGGGATCTATCTGAATCATTGATGAAGCGTGATGCAAAAGTAAAGGATACTGATTGTAGCATCCCGGGCCATGGCGGGGTTCTG
This DNA window, taken from bacterium, encodes the following:
- the pyrH gene encoding UMP kinase; translated protein: MKKPVYKRILLKLSGEALKGKREFGIDFEETALIAEQINEIQALGVEIAVVIGGGNIFRGVPASKNGIDRVTADYMGMIATMINALALQGALENMGVVTRVQTAIEMQKLAEPYIRRKAVRHLEKGRVVIFAGGTGNPYFSTDTAAALRAVEIEAEIVLKATKVDGVYSSDPLTNKKAKRFSSINYIEVITKRLKVMDSTAISLCMDNNLPIVVFNMAQKGNIRKVIMGENIGTFVKEAK
- the frr gene encoding ribosome recycling factor — encoded protein: MLKQIISQAEDKMKKSIEAVKVELATIRTGRASASLVEHIMVDCYGSPAPLNQVAGISVPETQLIIVQPWDKNIISDVEKAIIKANIGLTPINDGKVLRIPVPSPTEERRKELIKIVKKIGEEGKISIRGIRRDTIAEIKNLQKNGQVPEDDAFRDEEHIQKITDQHIGQIDEVVGNKEKALMAI
- a CDS encoding 4Fe-4S binding protein translates to MAHKISDECVGCGTCVDECEAEAIEENDDKYYIVAEKCTECGKCVEVCPVEAIAKEDSNK
- a CDS encoding isoprenyl transferase; this translates as MSKKEELLSKLDHKKLPQHIAIIMDGNGRWAKKRNLPRSAGHLAGVKTVRRIVETSSNIGIKFLTMYAFSTENWKRTKNEVSTIMSLFKIYLKKEISTFNKNDVRLNVIGNTGELSDDIQKALDDALKKTSVNKGLTFTLAINYGSRQEITNAVKNIVNDVEKGIITRYINENIITKYLYTSDLPDPDLLIRTSGEMRISNFLLWQLSYAEIWVTDTYWPDFEQTEYIKAILDYQNRQRRFGKHNG
- a CDS encoding phosphatidate cytidylyltransferase, with translation MGNITDKIVAMLRSRIAVAVFCIPIFLLLAYNGGIAFTLFTATVSVFAFLEFTNLIKHIKKDIPKLIGSLGCVCMVFSFYGGEQILAGIILFVVFLIVLTFQLLKNDIAGSIITTGITSFGVIYTGWFLAHLVALRNLPSGRAYIFTMLAVTWLTDSGAYAVGTLFGKHKLPLKASPNKSYEGLIGACIGSFIGVIIAKLMFMKTLTVIHMIALAIVMFLAGQLGDLSESLMKRDAKVKDTDCSIPGHGGVLDRFDSLLFTAPAMYYYIKLFL